Genomic DNA from Kiritimatiellia bacterium:
TGGACGCCAGGCCGGTGGCGGTGGATGCTGAAAAAGTAACCATCGCTTTTGAGCCGGAATTTGCAGAGCGGGCAGAACAAGCCGGCCTGCCGCGCAGCCGCGCGGCTTTGCAGAAAGCCTTGAGCGTTTCCCTGCGCCGGCCGGTGGCGGTGGATTTCACCGTGAATCATACCCGGCAGCCCGGAAAAAACACGCCGGAAGCAATGCCGCCGGCGGACAATTGCCCGGAAAAAGCCGCAAAAAAAAATCCGGCGGAAGCTTCCGAAAAAAAAGAAGACAGGCCGTCGTCTTCACCGCACAAATGGTTGAAGGATGAGGCCGTCAGCAAGATTCTTGACCTGTTTGACGGAAGAATTGTTGAAGTCCGTGAATAAAGCCGTTATAATTTCTTGTTTGCAGCGAAGCGGCGCTTTTGCCATTAAGGGAAACTGGCGCACGATGATTTTTCCGCATAAGACGGATATGCTGCGGCGGATAAATGTGTTTTCCATTGCCATGATTTGAACCGGAGGAAAATATGACCAACATGTTTAAAATGATGAAAGACGCCGTCCTGGCTCAGAAAAACCTCAAAAAGATTCAAAACGAATTAAGACAGAAAACGGTGGAGGCCGCCAGCGCCGGCGGCAAGGTGCGCGTGACGGTCGCCGGCGACGCTTCCATCGTAAGCATAAAGATTGACCCGGCCGTCATTGACGCCAGGCGGGCCGGCGAACTTGAGCGGATGGTGCTGGAAGCGGTCAACAATGCCCTTGAAAAGGCGAAAGAAATGAGCGCCGAACACATGAAGGGGCTGGTGGCCGACATGGGCCTGCCCAATATCCCCGGCCTGTAAGAAAGGCAAGAAAACAGACGGAAGCTAAAGATCGGAAAATGAAAACGATTGCGTCCATGGATCGTCTGATTGCCTGCCTTGCAAAGTTACCCGGGACCGGAAGACGCTCGGCCGAGCGCATGGCTTTTGAACTCGCCGCGCGCCACGACAACCTCCTGCCGGAACTGGCGGCGGCCATGCAGGAGGTTGCGCAAAAAACAATTGTGTGTTCGCGGTGCGGCGGAATAACCGTCATAGAAGAGAACCCCTGCTTCTTCTGCACGAACGAAACGCGGGACTCCTCCGTTTTATGCGTGGTGGAAACGGCCATGGACCTGCTGCTCGTGGAAAAATCCGGCTCATTTGCCGGCCGCTACCATGTGCTGGGAGGAAAAGTTTCGCCGATGCGCGGCAAAGGCCCCGATCATCTTAAAATTGATGTTTTGCGCCGGCGGATCGCGGAGGAGCAAATTCAGGAAGTCATCCTGGCGCTCAATTCCGACGTTGAAAGCGACGCCACCGCCGCTATGATCGGCGATTTGCTGCAAGACAAACACATCCGCGTCTCGCGTCCGGCCATGGGTGTGCCGGCCGGCAGCGGAATAGCCTATATTGACCGCCTGACCCTGAACAATGCCATTGAAAACCGGCAGATTCTTCACGCGGGCCAAACGAGCCATGATAAAAAATAACTTTGCGTCCTTTGCGGAACGTTTAAATATGGTCAGAACAAGGATTGCCGCGGCATCCGAAAAGGACGGCCGCGCCCCGGACGCGGTGCGCTTGCTGGCCGCCTCAAAGGCCCAGCCCCCGGAAAGCATCCGCCAGGCCGCGGAATGCGGCCTGGTCATGTTCGGTGAAAACCGCATCCAGGAAGCCTCGCAGAAAATCCCCCTGTGTCCCGGACAACTGGAATGGCATCTGATCGGGCACTTGCAAAGCAACAAGGTCCGGGTTGCGGTCAGTTTATTCCGGATGATCCATTCGGTTGATTCGCAAAAACTGCTGGCGGCCGTTGAGGACGCGGCTGAGGCGGCCGGCCGCCAGATTCCCGTCTGCCTTGAAGTCAACGTGTCCGGCGAAGGCGCCAAATTCGGGTTCGCGCCGGAAATGGTGCCGGAAACGCTGCTTTTTGCCGAACGCCTCAAGCGCGTGGAAATAAAAGGATTAATGACCATCCCGCCCGCGGTCAAGGATCCGGAACTTGTCAGGCCATTTTTCAAAAAACTGCGGACATTGCGGGACCAGTGGCGGGATCAGACCGGCTTCGCGCTGGATGAGCTTTCCATGGGAATGTCGCACGATTTTGAAATTGCGGTTGAAGAAGGCGCGACCATCGTCCGCCTTGGAACCATCCTTTTCGGACAACGGAAAAACAATCAGACCGCCGGAAAGATTGAAGGAGCAGAATGAAAATGAAATCAGAAATAACAAGCCGCAAGTCGCCGACAAAAATAGTTTTCATCGGCGCGGGCAACATGGCCGAAGCCATGGCGCGCGGCATTCTCGCAAGCAACATCTATCGTCCCGGCGACATGCTGGCGGCCGACATTGACAAAAGCCGCCTGGCGTTTTTCCGCCGCAAACTCGGAATCAAGGGGCTTGCCGACAACAAAAAAGCGGCGGCGACGGCTGAAATCATTGTGCTGGCCGTCAAACCACAGCAAGCGCCGCAGGTCCTGGACGATCTCCGGGGAAATCTGCAAGGCAACCCCCTGTTGATCAGCATTGTAACCGGTTTTTCCGTGAAAAAGATCGCGGACGCCCTCGCGATGCCGCCGCGAATCATCCGGGTGGTGCCCAATACGCCGGCCCTGGCCGGAACTGGCGCCAGCGCTTACTGTCGTGGACGGGCGGCAACCGCCCGCGATGAAAAGCTGGCCGCGAGGATTCTGAATTCAATCGGGGTTGCGGTCCGGCTTGACGAGCCGCTGATGAACGCCGCTACCGCCTTGAGCGGTTCGGGGCCCGCCTACACGCTTTATTTGATAGAGGCTCTCCTGGAAGCCGGACGCCAAATGGGCCTGCCGGACGGCGCGGCGCGTCTCCTGACCATTGCGACGGTCGGCGGAACGGCATGTCTGCAGGTGAAAACCGGCCTGCCGGCGGAGGAACTGCGCCGGCGGGTTACCTCGCGCGGGGGAACCACCGCCGCCGCCGTAAAAATCCTTGACAGAGCCGGGACGCGGCGGACCATTATCGCCGCGGTCAAGGCGGCCCATCGGCGCGCACAGGAGTTGTCATAAAATGGCCGCATCAACCCGCGCAAAATACCGCTTCCTCATCGTCGCCCTTTTGATTGCGCAGCTCGGCGCGGCGCGCGAAGAAAAGAGCGACCGGCCGGAGCTCTGGTTCCCGGTTGGAGAGCGGTTGACTTACAAGGTTTATTGGGGTATTTTCCCGGTGGCGGAAACAAAGGTGACCAACCACCTGTTTGAAGAAGAGGATGGCGAGGAAAAACGGATTTTATTGGCCATCCAGGTTGTCACCAAAAGTTACGCGCTCCTGGACACTATCTATCCCGTGGACGATTTTATTGAGAGCGTGGTTGATCCGGTTACCTTCAAGCCGCTGCGCTTCACGAAGCGCTTAAGCGAGGGCCGTTACCGCCTGAATGAAGTTACCTTGTTCAACCACAATGACCGCATTGCCCATTGGAAACACCTTGTGAAAAACGACACGAAAGATTTCGCGATTGAAGACGATACGCGCGACCTGATGAGCTTCATGTACTTCATGCGCTCGCAGAAGTTCGCGCCGAACACAAACTATCATTACCGGGTGATGGCCGATGAAAAACTTTACGACCTTTTCGTCCACACCAAAAACATCGTGCAATTAAACCTTTCAAAATTCGGCCCCGCGAAATGCCTTTACATTGAGCCCGAGGCGAAATTCCAGGGGTTGTTTGTGCGCACCGGCACCTTGCAGGTCTGGATTTCGCGCGATGCGCGCTGCCTCTGCGCGAAGGCCGTCGCCAAGGCGCCCATCATCGGGTCCGTCAAGCTGCTGCTGGACAAGGTGGAAGGCCCGGGAAACGACTCCTGGGTCAAAAACGGCCGGGCATCCGCCGCCGGAGGACGAAAAAGCGGAGGAACGCAACATGCGGATTAGTCTTCAAAGGGCAAAAACACTGACGGCAAGATTCCGCCGGCAGAAAATCCTTGTGCTGGGCGACCTGATGCTGGATCGGTATCTTTACGGAACCGCCCATCGTCTTTCGCCGGAGGCGCCCGTGCCGGTGGTGCGTGTGCGCGATGAGCGCGGCATACCGGGGGGGGCGGCCAATGTGGCGCGAAATGTAAAGACTTTGGGGGCGCAGGCCCTTATCTGCGGCGCCATAGGCAACGATTATGACGGCCGCCAACTGCTGAAAGTCATGCAGGAAAGCGGAATTAACACGGAAAACGTTGTTGTATCCGGAAACGC
This window encodes:
- a CDS encoding YbaB/EbfC family nucleoid-associated protein; the encoded protein is MTNMFKMMKDAVLAQKNLKKIQNELRQKTVEAASAGGKVRVTVAGDASIVSIKIDPAVIDARRAGELERMVLEAVNNALEKAKEMSAEHMKGLVADMGLPNIPGL
- the recR gene encoding recombination mediator RecR; this encodes MKTIASMDRLIACLAKLPGTGRRSAERMAFELAARHDNLLPELAAAMQEVAQKTIVCSRCGGITVIEENPCFFCTNETRDSSVLCVVETAMDLLLVEKSGSFAGRYHVLGGKVSPMRGKGPDHLKIDVLRRRIAEEQIQEVILALNSDVESDATAAMIGDLLQDKHIRVSRPAMGVPAGSGIAYIDRLTLNNAIENRQILHAGQTSHDKK
- a CDS encoding YggS family pyridoxal phosphate-dependent enzyme — encoded protein: MIKNNFASFAERLNMVRTRIAAASEKDGRAPDAVRLLAASKAQPPESIRQAAECGLVMFGENRIQEASQKIPLCPGQLEWHLIGHLQSNKVRVAVSLFRMIHSVDSQKLLAAVEDAAEAAGRQIPVCLEVNVSGEGAKFGFAPEMVPETLLFAERLKRVEIKGLMTIPPAVKDPELVRPFFKKLRTLRDQWRDQTGFALDELSMGMSHDFEIAVEEGATIVRLGTILFGQRKNNQTAGKIEGAE
- the proC gene encoding pyrroline-5-carboxylate reductase, translated to MKSEITSRKSPTKIVFIGAGNMAEAMARGILASNIYRPGDMLAADIDKSRLAFFRRKLGIKGLADNKKAAATAEIIVLAVKPQQAPQVLDDLRGNLQGNPLLISIVTGFSVKKIADALAMPPRIIRVVPNTPALAGTGASAYCRGRAATARDEKLAARILNSIGVAVRLDEPLMNAATALSGSGPAYTLYLIEALLEAGRQMGLPDGAARLLTIATVGGTACLQVKTGLPAEELRRRVTSRGGTTAAAVKILDRAGTRRTIIAAVKAAHRRAQELS
- a CDS encoding DUF3108 domain-containing protein, which translates into the protein MAASTRAKYRFLIVALLIAQLGAAREEKSDRPELWFPVGERLTYKVYWGIFPVAETKVTNHLFEEEDGEEKRILLAIQVVTKSYALLDTIYPVDDFIESVVDPVTFKPLRFTKRLSEGRYRLNEVTLFNHNDRIAHWKHLVKNDTKDFAIEDDTRDLMSFMYFMRSQKFAPNTNYHYRVMADEKLYDLFVHTKNIVQLNLSKFGPAKCLYIEPEAKFQGLFVRTGTLQVWISRDARCLCAKAVAKAPIIGSVKLLLDKVEGPGNDSWVKNGRASAAGGRKSGGTQHAD